The proteins below come from a single Chiloscyllium plagiosum isolate BGI_BamShark_2017 unplaced genomic scaffold, ASM401019v2 scaf_63172, whole genome shotgun sequence genomic window:
- the LOC122545672 gene encoding thrombospondin type-1 domain-containing protein 4-like — protein MFFLFQMIFQQDNPGIHYQFVLPVEKPTPPQPNPHLPSQTHTSSQSTGDLRDVSALSSIPALSHRGTHHTIPNPPRVRGGQRDRRLQVYHTDAQEDPALAPPIYRWMSQSLTECSVSCGKGFQYPTFRCLAQDTQELVSDALCDSASKPASVAQSCNTQPCPA, from the exons atgttttttttatttcagatgatcTTCCAACAGgataatcctggaattcactaccaATTTGTACTCCCTGTGGAGAAGCCCACTCCTCCCCAGCCAAATCCCCACCTTCCCAGCCAGACACACA CCAGCTCCCAGAGTACCGGAGACCTGAGGGACGTGTCAGCATTGTCCAGCATCCCGGCTCTTAGCCACCGAGGCACGCACCACACCATCCCCAATCCCCCCAGGGTCCGCGGTGGGCAGCGTGACCGTCGCCTGCAGGTTTATCACACCGACGCACAGGAGGATCCCGCGCTGGCTCCGCCAATTTACCGCTGGATGTCCCAGAGTCTGACCGAGTGTTCCGTCTCCTGTGGGAAAG GGTTCCAGTACCCCACCTTCCGCTGCCTGGCCCAGGATACCCAGGAGTTAGTGTCAGATGCCCTTTGTGACTCAGCATCCAAACCTGCAAGTGTGGCCCAGTCCTGTAACACCCAGCCCTGCCCTGCTTT